From the genome of Flavobacterium sediminis:
TGTTCATAAAGCAAAGGATTAAAGGAAGAATGAACGCAGGATGGTAGCCGCTACGATTAAGAAGATACACGCACCGAACCAGCTTGCCGCAGTCTTCGATGTGTCAGGGTCGCCACTACTGAATTTGTTGTACACCTTAACACCTCCGATTAACCCCACGACCGCACCGATGGCGTAAATTAATTGGGTTGCGGGGTCGAAATAAGACGTTACCATTTGGGTAGCCTCGTTGATGCCTGCCGAGCCGTTTCCCTGTGCAAACACACCAATTGCTGACAGCATAGCCGCTGCCGTCAGCAAAACTTTTTTTCTTTGTTTTTCCATAATTGAAACACATTAATTTGTTACTGTTTATCCCGCACCTTGCGAGTTTTCGGGACAAATGTCTTATGGAAAAAGAGGTGTTATAAGAATGTGGCAGTCAAAGGAAGTGTTTGGCTGTGAGTGGCTTTTGGGGTGGAAATCTTTAGGGCAGAAGCACTAATAACCAGATGCTTTTTATGCAATTAACAGTTGGTTCAATGCAACTTTTAAATTACATTTGTACATTCATAATAAAGTTAATTTTAATCATTTTTGAGATGAAGATATCAGGCAGACATATTGGAGAAATGCTGAAGGAAGCCAGAGAACAAAGGCAATTAACTCAAGAACAATTAGCTCAAAAAGTAGGTAAGAAAAGGAGTTATATTTCTAAGGTCGAAACTGATTATGGAAATAATATCAAACTTCAAACCCTTAAAGAGATAGTAGAAAAAGGATTTGACGGTACGGTTAAAATTAATTTGGAACTCTGATTTGTATATGGATAAATTATTAAAGAATGCTTTTAAAATGCAAATTCAATCCAAAGAAGGATTTGAGTTCGAAGAATTTATTGATGAACTGTTTCTTTTGAAATATGGCGTCGATAACTATACGCCCATCAGAAGGAATAAGGATAAAGGCAATGACGGTACTATTTTACCCGAACAAAAAATATTGGCTTGTTACGCACCAAGAAAATATAACAAAACTGATTTTGAAACGAAAGTTTTAGGGGCAACAAACAAAGAAGGAGATTTTGAAAAATATCAGAAAAACTGGAAAGACAAATTTCCAAATTGGGAAATGTATGTAAATCACGAAGTATCGCCGGAGCAGTTTACGTTAATTCAGGATTTGGACGGTAATACTTCGATAAAGGGCATAGACCAAATCCTTTCAACTATTGATGAGCTTGTATCAAGTAAAAAGCGAAAACTTGCAGCCTATTTGGGTATTGAAAACTTCTTTATTCAGGACTATATTCAAGACATCATTAACGATTTGTTGAATGCTTCCAGTGAAGAAGATAAGGCTTTGCATTTTGACAGAAAATCATTAGTTCCCCTCAACAGAAAATTGAACTCAATTTTGCGCAGGAAGATTGGGACGGGATGAACTCGGAAATGGTATTGGTTATGGAGGAATTTAATACAATTACCAATATACTTTCGGGGTATAATGACGATGAAATCAATACGCTGAAAAGAAGGATTATAAACGATTACAATAAACTTTCAGGAAGTTTTAAGGAGAGGTTATATAATCTGACTGACCAATATACAACGGCATATGGAAACATTAAAGACGATGAATATGTGAAATGCGTAAAATCTATTCTGCTGTATATGTTTGAACAGTGTTTAATAGGTAGAAAAACAGAAAATGAACTATGATATTACCACAGCCGGAAAGCAATCTTAAAACCAACCTTATGGTATTGGGGCGGATATTATAAGTATTATGGGCAATTCTCCATTTAAAAACAAATATGCCATCGTTGATGATATAATGAATAAGTTTTTAAACAGGGATAAAGATAGAACGCCCGACCTTTTTCTATATGCTTTGACATTTTTGCATACGATTGGTAGTATTGAGAAAAAAGGGTATAAAATCAAATTAGTGAAGAAGGAAATCCAAGAGGAAAATCAAACAAGTTTATTCGACAATGTTAATTAAAATATATTCAGAAACGAACCTTATAGATACTGTTCCATTTCACAATGGAATAAACATCATATTGGGTAAATACTCTGGGGATAAAGAAGCAAGAGGTATTAATGGTATTGGCAAGTCCACGTTGGTTAGGCTTGTTGATTTTACCTTATTAAGTGGTAAAGCAGAGAAAAGATTTGCTCAAAAAAAGTATGATTTTTTACGGGATGATGACCACACCATTACTTTAGAATTTGACATACAGGGACAAAAGTATTTTATTAAGAGGGGTTTTTCCGATACAAAAAAAATCTTTTTTGGAAAACGACCAGATGCTCTTGATGAATATGAAAAACCTGAAATGCCCAAAGTACTGGAAGGGATATTTTTCCCGACAGAGAACAACGAAGTGTTCTTTGAAGGAAAAAGGTATGGAACGTTAATGGAATTTTTTGTTAAGGATGATTTGCAAAACCAGCAAAGGGCTGACCCTTTAAATTTTGTTTCCTACAATGCCAATGCAAGAGAAAAGGCATTATATAATTTTTATTTGCTTAACCTTCCAACTAAAACGCTTTTAAAATATAATGAGGTTTCTTCGGAATACGAAAGGTATAATAATACAGTAAAATCCCTTTCAGAAAAGGTCAAAGCAGATACAGGTAAAGATATTCAGGAGTTTAGAACCGAGCGTCTAAAAATTGAAAAAGATATTGCAGCACTCGAAAGCAGTCTGAAGGAGTATAATTTTCTTGCCAATCATAAAGAGATAGAGCAAAAATTAAATCAGGTCATTTCTGAAATTAATGAGCAATCTATCATATATCATAATACAAATCGGAAATTAGATAAACTAAAATCCTCTTATAACGAGGTGTCATCTATTGACCTGGACAAAATTCGTAAACTCTACAATGAAACGGTAGCAACGTTTGGCAACTTTGTAAAAAGAAGTTTAGATGAAGTTATAGACTTTAAAAAGCAACTTTTGGCGAATAGGAATAAATATTTGTTAGAGGAAGAAAAGAAATTACAATCCTCAATAGACCAAAGTTTAATACAACTTGAAAAATTAGAAAAAAATAGGAGCCAATTATTTTCATTGTTGAAAGAGAGAGGTGCGTTGGATAGGATTGAGAGTACCTATGAAAGATTAGTGAATGAAAAAACGCTTTTAGAACGAAACACCTCTATTGTAAGAGAAATTGACGAAATCGAAGAAATATTAGGGAACTCAAATATTGTAATAGCTGAATTAAAGAGGGATATTGTTAGCGAACTAAACAAGCAACAAACCTATCTTGATGAGTTGCGATTGTTATTTCAACAAATTCTTGAAAATGCTATCTATTTGGATGAAGAATTTGATAATTCTTATTTTAATATCACATTAAACTCTACTTCGCCAAGAAATCAATTGCCTTTTAAAATAAGTCTGGAAATTCCCAAAGCGGATGCTTTAGGACAAGAACGTTTAAAAATTGTAGCATATGATTTAATGGTATTCTTAAAAAGCAGGATTGACAAACGGAACATCCCGGATTTTCTTGTACACGATGGTGTATTTCACGCCATATCATACAGAACAATATCCAATGTCCTGAACTATATGTACCATAAATCAAATGAGCTACATAACTTTCAATATATCGTTACTTTCAATGAGGATGAAATTGATTTAAACGGGGACGAAAGTAAGTTCGGAAAGTTTGATTTTGATTGGTCTAAACAAGTAATTGCTGAATATTCAGATACAGAGCAGGAAACAATTTTTAAACGTTTTTTTTAAATGGCGAAATATCAATTACCCCCTTTAAAAGATGAAAGGTTATTCGAGGAACTCACTTGTGATTTATTCAATTTTGTAGAGAATACTTCGTCATATGAAAATACAGACTTTCAGACATTTGGCGTGAAAGGGCAAAATCAGAAAGGTATTGATGTCTTTTCTACTAAAACCAAAACGGTAATACAATGCAAATTGAAAAGCATTGGAAGAAAAGACGAAACTATCAGGAAAAATCTAATTCAGGATATAAATGCAGACTTAGAAAAAGCAAGGGATTTAGCAATTGATTTTGACAAATTTGTTTTTGCTTCTACATTTCGTGACGATGCTCAAATACAGGAATACCTAAATCAAATTAAAAGAGAACAGGGACTACCATTTCATTTGTATTATTGGGGATGGGATACTATAACAAAACATATTGAGCAATCAGAGGCTTTATTACATAAATATTTTCCAAAATTTGTAAAAAAGTCTAAGCCTGTAAAGCCAAAAATTGAATTACCGGACGGAGCATTGGGAAAAGAGCTTTCTAAGAAGAACTATATTGACTATTTAAAAAAACGGTATGGCGATTGGAAACAGATTGAATTAAACAAAAAAGGAGAAAAATTTAATTGGGCTGCTTTCACCATTTCATTATCCAAAAGATATAAAGCATCAGGAATGAATTATATTGATGTTCGACACTTTGATGATTTGGCATCATATCTAAAAAGCCGGATTGATGGTACAATAATGGGAAAAGTAAACAAGTCTAAAGGAATAAAAAACTATTCTGTGTTTGAAGAGTTCTCGGAAACTGAAATATAAAATATCTGAAGATTTAACACTATGCCATTAAAAATAAATGTACCCTATAGCGATAAAGATGTTGCCAAATCAAAAGGCGCTTTTTGGGATGTGGAACAAAAAACTTGGTTTGTTCCTGACCATAAGGATATTAATGATTTCCAACAATGGATAGACAAATCAAAAGCATCGGTTATTATAAAATCGCCTGTATCAATTGCTTTAAATAGTAGTGATTGTTATAAATGTGCAAACAAAACTGCTGTCATATCCTTAGCTTCAAATAATTTTTATTATTTGAGTACTGACGACAATGAGGATGAAAAATGGTTTCGAGCGGATGGGTTGTCTTTTTTTAGTATGCCGATATTTATCGAAAATGAACTTGCAGGCAAAATCAATAGATTATTTCCAAATTATAAAATTGCGTATTCTAAGACGGCGGAAAGTAGTTATTGGGCAAATCTTTGTGAGAATTGTGGAGCTTTGCAAGGCGACTTTTTTCTACATTCAGAACCTGGCGGTGCTTTCTTTCCTTTAGAAATAGAAGAATATGAACAATTAACTTTCATTACTGTTCCCTCCAAATTTGATGTAGAAATAGATGCTGATTATTCTTGGTTGAGCAATGCTGATGACATTCCTGACTATGCTAAATCAATAACCTACGAAGAATTTTTAGAACAGAAAAAATAAAAAGGGGAATTTGCCTAAACAAACTCCCCAATGTCAAAATCACCCAAATCACTTTTCCGCAAGGTGGAAGAACTGGCTTCAGCTTCAGATGAGAGCGTACTATCCAAAAGCTCGGAAATTTTCCGGGATGCA
Proteins encoded in this window:
- a CDS encoding DUF4134 domain-containing protein — translated: MEKQRKKVLLTAAAMLSAIGVFAQGNGSAGINEATQMVTSYFDPATQLIYAIGAVVGLIGGVKVYNKFSSGDPDTSKTAASWFGACIFLIVAATILRSFFL
- a CDS encoding helix-turn-helix domain-containing protein, whose translation is MQLTVGSMQLLNYICTFIIKLILIIFEMKISGRHIGEMLKEAREQRQLTQEQLAQKVGKKRSYISKVETDYGNNIKLQTLKEIVEKGFDGTVKINLEL
- a CDS encoding DUF2326 domain-containing protein — protein: MLIKIYSETNLIDTVPFHNGINIILGKYSGDKEARGINGIGKSTLVRLVDFTLLSGKAEKRFAQKKYDFLRDDDHTITLEFDIQGQKYFIKRGFSDTKKIFFGKRPDALDEYEKPEMPKVLEGIFFPTENNEVFFEGKRYGTLMEFFVKDDLQNQQRADPLNFVSYNANAREKALYNFYLLNLPTKTLLKYNEVSSEYERYNNTVKSLSEKVKADTGKDIQEFRTERLKIEKDIAALESSLKEYNFLANHKEIEQKLNQVISEINEQSIIYHNTNRKLDKLKSSYNEVSSIDLDKIRKLYNETVATFGNFVKRSLDEVIDFKKQLLANRNKYLLEEEKKLQSSIDQSLIQLEKLEKNRSQLFSLLKERGALDRIESTYERLVNEKTLLERNTSIVREIDEIEEILGNSNIVIAELKRDIVSELNKQQTYLDELRLLFQQILENAIYLDEEFDNSYFNITLNSTSPRNQLPFKISLEIPKADALGQERLKIVAYDLMVFLKSRIDKRNIPDFLVHDGVFHAISYRTISNVLNYMYHKSNELHNFQYIVTFNEDEIDLNGDESKFGKFDFDWSKQVIAEYSDTEQETIFKRFF
- a CDS encoding endonuclease, with amino-acid sequence MAKYQLPPLKDERLFEELTCDLFNFVENTSSYENTDFQTFGVKGQNQKGIDVFSTKTKTVIQCKLKSIGRKDETIRKNLIQDINADLEKARDLAIDFDKFVFASTFRDDAQIQEYLNQIKREQGLPFHLYYWGWDTITKHIEQSEALLHKYFPKFVKKSKPVKPKIELPDGALGKELSKKNYIDYLKKRYGDWKQIELNKKGEKFNWAAFTISLSKRYKASGMNYIDVRHFDDLASYLKSRIDGTIMGKVNKSKGIKNYSVFEEFSETEI
- a CDS encoding DUF5710 domain-containing protein — translated: MPLKINVPYSDKDVAKSKGAFWDVEQKTWFVPDHKDINDFQQWIDKSKASVIIKSPVSIALNSSDCYKCANKTAVISLASNNFYYLSTDDNEDEKWFRADGLSFFSMPIFIENELAGKINRLFPNYKIAYSKTAESSYWANLCENCGALQGDFFLHSEPGGAFFPLEIEEYEQLTFITVPSKFDVEIDADYSWLSNADDIPDYAKSITYEEFLEQKK